A region of the Poseidonibacter antarcticus genome:
TTCATTAAATAAACTTTCATATATCCAGCAAATCCTACAAATCCACCAAATGAAACAGCATAGAATAAACAGAACCACCATGTATCTTTATCTTTTAAAAGTTTAACATAATCTTTTAATTTCTTTGGATTCTTTTTATATACTTCTTCTGGAGCATCTTTTGCTAAGAATAAATAAGCGATAAATACAATAATTGCCATTACTGCACCAACACCAAATACTGAAGCCCATCCCCAAATTTCTGCAATTTTTGGAGCAAATAAGAAGTCAATAACAACACCAATATTACCAGCACCCGCAATACCTAAAACAACACCTTGAAGTTTTGGTGGATACCATTGACCAGCTTGTGGAAGTGCAACTGCGAATGATGCTCCTGCAAAACCAAGACCAAGTGCTACAACTAATAATGCGTTATATGTAATACTTTCACCTTGAAAGAATGCAGTTAATAAAGCTGCGATAACAATTGCTTGTGAAATAAGTGCAGTAGTTTTTGCACCGATTTTATCAACACCAAATCCAAGTAATATTCTTAATATTGCTCCTGAAAGAATTGGAAGAGAAAGTAAAGTAGCTTTTTCACCTGCTGTCATAATATGTCCAGTTAAAGCTAATGCTTCAGCTATTTCTGTACTAAGAGGACCTAGCATTGTCCAAACCATAAAACTCATATCGAAATAAAGAAAAGCCATAAACAACGTTGGAGCGTGACCTTTTCCTTTTAAATCTTTAAATCCTGCCATTTTTATTCCTTTAATGTAAGTATAAGATTATTGTATTTGTTTTTTGAAATTATCCACTATTTTGAATGTATATTAAATAATCAATTAGAAAAGTCATCGATCAATAATCATAAATTTAATGTAATATTAAGAATAAAATATTAATTTATAAGATAAATATAAAGTATTTAAAATATTTTTGATAATTA
Encoded here:
- a CDS encoding MFS transporter; the protein is MAGFKDLKGKGHAPTLFMAFLYFDMSFMVWTMLGPLSTEIAEALALTGHIMTAGEKATLLSLPILSGAILRILLGFGVDKIGAKTTALISQAIVIAALLTAFFQGESITYNALLVVALGLGFAGASFAVALPQAGQWYPPKLQGVVLGIAGAGNIGVVIDFLFAPKIAEIWGWASVFGVGAVMAIIVFIAYLFLAKDAPEEVYKKNPKKLKDYVKLLKDKDTWWFCLFYAVSFGGFVGFAGYMKVYLMNTYQVDMSAFGLDVLDESNVKVIAGYFGALCIFAGAVLRPVGGAVADKIGGVKSLYFFYGTVALLAIINATIQLPFALAIFVLFLIMANLGMANGAVFQLVPQRFGKDIGIMTGIVGCAGGLGGTALIKTLGWSKGAFDGYTAGFLIFAIVVIVAISGISFVKTRWRTTWGVQAGGRI